One window of the Osmia bicornis bicornis unplaced genomic scaffold, iOsmBic2.1, whole genome shotgun sequence genome contains the following:
- the LOC114881785 gene encoding uncharacterized protein LOC114881785: protein MDTTNGTEKDKNGKKDEQIKKEMTQRKIMGDTGNRLTVEETRMVLNPKPVRELMTAFRPARTLSRSPVRYNDEIAMANVDLTGDEEDENENVFTDASDRSKGSQTAVIKDHKQTKEETEIKYEETTGGVGLSLTAICQIIEMLQRRNETVSCYLQRVKNVNPDMKHISVDMGKELAQAKELARAAAKAYQKEKCEEIERTRRIEEIYKQQIENTSIDRSKPKSYGEGNNENLNKRKNVTPPEPEISKKKSKTNAVSNRLGPMIRSVQIIREANDEASSDSDWSMINRRRKRTDKKEKLSREETETGEDDRKLNQRSTKPPPKRGEAITIKVGKGNTYAEVTKSLKNKMGNDIEGVKRIRETRTGDLLVEFNEKTDSSVFRDQAIQALGAGAEVRRLIPKTKIEILDIDPSAEAEEIIGALVRDTGIRAEDIFCKSLRKAYMGTQVGIIEGPIDLQEKIKENKIRIGRCGKEGHNMAECNAEKSQCRLCIAKGLTGNSAAQALLEKTVQDTGADIVIISEQNRSMNYWYGDTKGDAAIWITDLGIRKATKLNLVKQGKGLVAINYNEYLIISNYISPNIDNEELDDRLKEVRDIIIAKKWAGVLWAGDLNAKSPLWGGNAWNPRGKKVIREIINAELIPVITEGGNTCTRGNGSKIDIIIISTNLEDKMRESRVLGTYTGSDHQYVWHRVDLQTTRPETKKKKEIKKDIDAKLLIKKFQEKYQGKVEEGFNEQININDIKKFVRELEDLCNSSRKNRGKSINRKPVYWWNEEIANLRKITNKNRRKLTRSRKKGNVEAIKRVEEKYKEAKKSLKREIGRAKKEVWEKFIDSVDRDIWGKPYKAVIRQIKPEPPPVVLNLEQTREVIKGLFIMKQSGIEEGMADAGHEGNNVMKEQEYKSQNNMEDLEISTDDVIRAGKRIMIKKAPGPDGIPALAARVIGINAARWLQQIFNSCLKIGYWPDQWKETRLVLLPKGKKKIVNSIRGEKINPSDYRPLCIASNMAKIFEHVIKDKLLEELDKDGLSENQYGFRKGRSTVHAMDTVMGLWDGAKREGRHCLLILLDVKNAFNTLRWRSIIEAMRKKNFNPQMVGLIRSYLTNRWLIVNTSDGTDRIQVFGGVPQGSVIGPFMWNLVYDGLLKKTIRRDVYLIAFADDVGIIIIEKDLETIKIIANEVMKDILTWFQGEGLELAPQKSESILLTGRKCVEGIPVKINEEEIKISEKAKYLGVIFETNQVFKEHIKNTMDRALKYAICLGMLQSNIRGAENVEKPNNSNKNSSTLTMSMSRVAGHWYLGRNISSP, encoded by the exons ATGGATACGACAAATGGCACGGAAAAGGACAAGAATGGGAAAAAAGATgaacaaataaaaaaggaaatgacACAGAGGAAAATAATGGGAGACACTGGAAATAGATTAACTGTAGAAGAAACTAGGATGGTGCTAAACCCAAAACCAGTCAGGGAACTGATGACAGCATTTAGACCGGCGAGGACATTATCGAGAAGCCCGGTAAGGTATAACGATGAAATAGCAATGGCAAACGTAGATCTCACGGGGGATGAGGAAGATGAAAACGAAAATGTATTCACGGACGCAAGTGACCGGAGTAAAGGGTCACAAACAGCAGTGATAAAAGACCATAAACAGACAAAAGAagaaactgaaataaaatacgaAGAAACTACAGGAGGGGTGGGTCTGTCGCTCACGGCAATTTGCCAAATTATCGAGATGCtacaaagaagaaacgaaacggTTAGCTGTTATTTACAGAGGGTCAAAAATGTCAATCCAGACATGAAACACATCAGCGTAGACATGGGTAAAGAGCTAGCGCAAGCGAAGGAGCTGGCTCGGGCAGCAGCAAAAGCATATCAGAAGGAAAAATGTGAGGAAATAGAAAGAACCAGACGAATAGAGGAAATATATAAGCAACAAATAGAAAATACAAGTATAGATAGAAGTAAACCAAAGAGTTATGGGGAAGGAAATAacgaaaatttaaacaaaagaaagaaTGTAACACCACCAGAACCAGAAATAAGTAAAAAGAAGAGCAAGACAAATGCAGTAAGTAATAGATTAGGACCCATGATAAGAAGCGTTCAAATTATCAGGGAAGCAAACGATGAGGCATCGTCAGACTCGGATTGGAGTATGATAAacagaagaaggaaaagaacgGATAAAAAAGAGAAGCTAAGTAGGGAAGAAACAGAGACAGGAGAGGACGATAGGAAACTAAATCAAAGAAGCACCAAACCTCCACCAAAAAGAGGAGAGGCTATAACAATCAAGGTTGGAAAAGGTAACACATACGCGGAAGTTACAAAGTCCCTCAAAAACAAGATGGGTAATGACATTGAGGGAGTAAAACGAATAAGGGAAACAAGAACCGGAGACCTACTTGTAGAATTTAATGAGAAAACGGACAGCTCAGTGTTTAGAGACCAAGCAATACAGGCACTAGGAGCCGGAGCGGAAGTGAGAAGACTGATACCGAaaacaaaaatagaaatactAGATATAGATCCGTCCGCCGAGGCGGAGGAAATTATTGGTGCCTTAGTAAGAGATACGGGCATAAGAGCGGAAGATATATTCTGCAAATCCCTACGTAAAGCGTACATGGGTACACAGGTAGGGATAATCGAGGGGCCAATAGACCTGCAGGAAAAAATTAAGGAAAATAAGATCAGAATCGG GAGATGTGGAAAGGAGGGACATAACATGGCAGAATGTAATGCGGAAAAATCGCAGTGCAGATTATGCATTGCAAAAGGTTTAACGGGAAATTCG GCTGCACAGGCTCTGCTGGAAAAAACGGTCCAGGATACTGGAGCGGACATAGTGATAATATCAGAACAAAACAGGAGCATGAATTACTGGTATGGGGATACAAAGGGGGATGCGGCGATCTGGATAACAGATCTAGGAATTAGGAAGGCTACCAAACTTAATCTAGTAAAACAAGGTAAAGGGCTGGTCGCGATAAATTATAATGAGTACCTGATTATTAGTAATTATATCTCACCGAACATAGACAATGAGGAACTGGACGATAGACTGAAAGAGGTTAGAGATATAATTATAGCAAAAAAATGGGCGGGTGTCTTGTGGGCAGGGGACCTGAACGCTAAGTCACCACTATGGGGAGGAAACGCCTGGAACCCTAGAGGGAAGAAAGTAATTAGGGAGATCATAAATGCGGAACTAATACCAGTTATTACTGAAGGTGGAAATACATGCACGAGGGGAAATGGGTCGAAAATAGACATTATAATTATTAGCACGAATTTAGAGGATAAAATGAGGGAAAGTAGGGTCCTAGGTACATATACAGGTTCGGACCACCAATATGTCTGGCATAGGGTTGACCTCCAAACGACCAGGCctgaaacaaagaaaaagaaagaaattaagaaagaCATAGATGCGAAACTATTGATAAAAAAGTTCCAGGAAAAATACCAAGGAAAGGTAGAGGAGGGGTTTaatgaacaaataaatattaatgatattaagAAATTCGTAAGGGAACTAGAGGATTTGTGCAATAGTAGTAGGAAAAATAGAGGGAAATCGATAAATAGGAAACCGGTCTACTGGTGGAATGAGGAAATCGCGAATCTAAggaaaataacaaataaaaataggaGAAAATTAACTAGAAGTAGAAAGAAGGGGAATGTTGAGGCGATAAAGAGAGTAGaggaaaaatataaagaagCCAAGAAGTCGCTGAAACGAGAAATTGGTAGGGCGAAAAAAGAGGTTTGGGAAAAGTTCATTGATTCAGTGGATCGGGATATTTGGGGCAAACCATACAAGGCGGTGATAAGGCAAATAAAACCGGAACCTCCGCCAGTGGTACTGAACTTAGAACAAACTAGAGAAGTGATAAAAGGGTTGTTCATAATGAAACAATCTGGGATAGAGGAAGGTATGGCAGACGCGGGGCATGAGGGGAATAATGTGATGAAGGAACAGGAATATAAATCACAAAATAACATggaggacttagaaatatctACGGATGATGTAATTAGGGCGGGAAAAAGAATTATGATAAAGAAAGCACCAGGGCCGGATGGCATTCCAGCACTGGCTGCAAGAGTAATAGGTATTAATGCTGCACGATGGCTTCAACAAATCTTTAATAGCTGTCTGAAGATAGGGTACTGGCCGGACCAATGGAAGGAAACAAGACTCGTCTTACTTCCGaaggggaaaaagaaaatagtaaaTAGTATAAGAGGGGAGAAGATAAACCCGTCTGACTACAGGCCGCTTTGCATAGCGTCTAATATGGCAAAAATTTTTGAACACGTCATAAAAGACAAATTATTGGAGGAACTAGACAAGGATGGCCTGTCAGAGAACCAATATGGGTTTAGGAAGGGGAGGAGCACTGTCCACGCAATGGACACAGTTATGGGACTATGGGATGGAGCTAAGAGGGAAGGCAGACACTGTCTGCTAATATTGCTAGACGTTAAAAATGCCTTCAATACCCTAAGGTGGCGAAGTATAATTGAAGCAATGCGTAAGAAAAACTTCAATCCGCAAATGGTGGGACTCATCCGATCATACCTAACAAATAGATGGCTTATAGTAAATACCTCGGATGGCACCGATAGAATCCAAGTGTTTGGAGGAGTTCCACAGGGATCGGTGATCGGACCGTTCATGTGGAACTTGGTGTACGATGGGCTCCTTAAAAAGACAATAAGAAGAGATGTATATCTTATTGCCTTCGCCGATGATGTGGGTATTATCATCATAGAAAAAGACCTCGAGACCATCAAAATAATAGCAAATGAAGTAATGAAGGATATACTAACCTGGTTCCAGGGAGAAGGCCTAGAATTAGCACCCCAGAAGTCAGAGTCAATTCTGCTTACTGGAAGAAAATGCGTAGAGGGCATCCCTGTCAAAATAAACGAAGAAGAGATAAAAATTAGTGAAAAAGCTAAATACCTAGGGGTAATTTTCGAAACGAACCAGGTGTTCAAAGAACACATCAAGAACACCATGGATAGAGCGCTGAAGTATGCGATATGTCTGGGGATGCTACAATCCAATATAAGAGGAGCCG